A genomic region of uncultured Roseibium sp. contains the following coding sequences:
- a CDS encoding ABC transporter ATP-binding protein gives MSDTPLLKVSDLIVEFPTRSGMLRPVDRVGFEVRAGEILGLVGESGAGKSMCGSAIIGLIDRPGRISGGEIALDGERIDNLPEDRLRRIRGKRIAMVFQDPLTSLNPLMTVGQQLIQTIRTHLAVSSGEARDRAIALLEEVGIPAAATRIDAYPHQFSGGMRQRVVISLALAAEPELIIADEPTTALDVSVQAQIMALLKKLCRERGTAVILITHDMGVIAESTDRVAVLYAGRIAEIGPTRNVLSTPSHPYTKGLMASTPSTTGTMHALSQIPGSMPNLRAIPKGCAFNPRCEKAFSVCFKDIPVLEPVDGSEVACWLYDPAVNPETKEISGVSE, from the coding sequence GTGTCCGATACTCCCCTTCTCAAAGTTTCAGATCTCATCGTCGAGTTTCCGACCCGCAGCGGCATGCTCCGGCCCGTGGACCGGGTCGGGTTTGAAGTCCGTGCCGGTGAAATTCTCGGCCTGGTGGGCGAATCCGGCGCCGGCAAGTCCATGTGCGGATCGGCGATCATCGGGCTCATTGACCGCCCGGGGCGGATCAGCGGCGGTGAAATTGCCCTCGACGGTGAGCGGATCGACAATCTGCCGGAAGACCGCCTGCGCCGGATACGCGGCAAACGCATCGCGATGGTCTTTCAGGATCCGCTGACCAGTCTCAATCCGCTGATGACCGTCGGACAACAGCTGATCCAGACGATCCGCACACACCTTGCCGTGTCATCCGGCGAAGCGCGCGACCGGGCCATTGCACTGCTGGAGGAAGTCGGAATTCCCGCGGCAGCGACCCGCATCGACGCCTACCCGCACCAGTTCTCCGGCGGCATGCGTCAGCGCGTCGTCATTTCGCTGGCGCTTGCTGCCGAACCGGAATTGATCATCGCCGACGAACCGACCACCGCGCTCGATGTGTCCGTCCAGGCGCAGATCATGGCGCTGCTCAAGAAACTCTGCCGGGAGCGCGGTACGGCCGTTATCCTCATCACGCACGACATGGGCGTCATCGCGGAATCGACGGATCGTGTCGCGGTTCTCTACGCCGGACGGATCGCCGAGATCGGCCCGACGCGCAACGTGCTGAGCACCCCGTCGCATCCCTATACGAAGGGGCTCATGGCATCCACGCCGTCGACGACAGGCACCATGCACGCGCTCAGCCAGATCCCCGGATCGATGCCGAACCTGCGTGCCATCCCGAAAGGCTGTGCCTTCAATCCCCGGTGCGAAAAGGCCTTCTCCGTGTGCTTCAAGGACATTCCGGTCCTTGAACCGGTCGATGGCAGCGAGGTCGCCTGCTGGCTCTACGACCCGGCCGTCAATCCAGAAACAAAAGAGATCTCCGGAGTCTCCGAATGA
- a CDS encoding oligopeptide/dipeptide ABC transporter ATP-binding protein yields MTGETPLISARQLGAVFNVSKPWLNRMLALEAKQYLTAVDTVNFDIPKGKTFALVGESGSGKSTIGRMIVGLQKPTSGQVLIDGEDFFAISSEKKKMAMRRRIQMIFQSPYASLNPRWRVRHIIGEPIRAFDLLPASEVDGRVTELLDQVGLAKSDGEKFPHEFSGGQRQRIAIARALASNPEFIVCDEPTSALDVSVQSQVLNLMKALQRELGLTYLFISHDLSVIRYMADEIGVLYLGRLVEVADRDTLFDKPRHPYTRMLMDAAPHIDAFGRTAEIVKGEIPDPINKPSGCSFHPRCTLTEDICRRERPEVREFGTEKARVACHLCAD; encoded by the coding sequence ATGACCGGTGAAACACCCTTGATCAGTGCGCGGCAGCTCGGCGCGGTTTTTAACGTGTCCAAGCCGTGGCTCAACAGGATGCTTGCGCTCGAGGCCAAGCAGTACCTGACAGCCGTCGACACGGTCAACTTCGACATTCCGAAAGGCAAGACCTTTGCGCTTGTGGGCGAGAGCGGCTCGGGCAAGTCCACCATCGGACGCATGATCGTCGGCTTGCAGAAACCAACCAGCGGCCAGGTGCTGATCGACGGTGAGGATTTTTTTGCCATCTCCAGCGAAAAGAAGAAGATGGCGATGCGCCGCCGCATCCAGATGATCTTCCAGAGCCCCTACGCGTCGCTGAACCCGCGCTGGCGCGTGCGGCATATCATTGGCGAACCGATCCGGGCCTTCGACCTGCTTCCCGCCTCCGAAGTGGACGGACGCGTCACGGAACTGCTCGATCAGGTCGGTCTTGCAAAATCGGATGGCGAAAAATTCCCGCACGAGTTTTCAGGCGGCCAGCGCCAGCGCATCGCGATTGCCCGCGCCCTCGCCTCCAATCCGGAATTCATTGTCTGCGACGAGCCGACGTCCGCGCTTGATGTCTCCGTGCAGAGCCAGGTGCTGAACCTGATGAAGGCCCTGCAGCGCGAGCTCGGCCTGACATACCTGTTCATCAGCCACGACCTCTCCGTCATTCGCTACATGGCTGACGAAATCGGCGTACTTTATCTGGGCCGTCTCGTCGAGGTGGCCGACAGGGACACGCTGTTTGACAAGCCGCGGCACCCTTACACGCGCATGCTCATGGACGCCGCCCCCCATATCGACGCGTTCGGCCGCACCGCCGAGATCGTGAAGGGTGAAATCCCCGATCCGATCAACAAGCCGAGCGGCTGCAGCTTCCATCCGAGATGCACGCTGACGGAAGACATCTGCCGAAGGGAACGCCCCGAAGTCAGGGAATTCGGTACGGAAAAAGCAAGGGTCGCCTGTCACCTGTGCGCCGACTAG
- a CDS encoding peptidoglycan-binding domain-containing protein has product MPKLPGKSYDEMKTLIASNHGIGYVFSWELLIAICWEESFFNNQEQEGAGTAWGFGQVEPSEFYKFETEQAKKHGYYVANLPKRAKVGNKTKLLGSLTDNQSVQVVSAALRHNYYARKQDKRDALYVYGGVYYKGPSPLTVAERIAIINGWLDCEKHLQFFHQGHDPNEIVKGLHMAKNFKDLEATFRPILFPFGQDDLIKWLKEEIAKLKAGKQYLKIGNTGDDVAALQNLLNQKALPGVESLAADGIFGPKTYAGVTGYQHRSQLVADGIVGPNTKQKLAT; this is encoded by the coding sequence ATGCCCAAGCTGCCGGGAAAATCCTATGACGAAATGAAAACGCTCATCGCGAGCAACCATGGCATCGGTTACGTTTTCAGTTGGGAATTGCTGATCGCGATCTGTTGGGAGGAATCCTTCTTCAACAACCAGGAGCAGGAAGGTGCCGGCACCGCGTGGGGCTTCGGCCAGGTCGAACCCTCGGAGTTCTACAAGTTCGAGACCGAGCAGGCAAAAAAACACGGCTACTATGTCGCCAACCTTCCCAAGAGGGCAAAGGTCGGCAACAAGACCAAACTTCTCGGCAGCCTGACGGACAATCAGTCCGTCCAGGTCGTGTCCGCTGCGTTGAGACACAACTATTATGCGCGAAAGCAGGACAAGCGCGACGCGCTCTACGTCTATGGGGGTGTCTACTACAAGGGCCCCTCTCCGCTGACGGTCGCCGAGCGGATCGCAATCATCAACGGCTGGCTGGATTGCGAAAAGCACCTGCAGTTTTTTCACCAGGGTCACGATCCGAATGAAATCGTCAAGGGGCTGCACATGGCGAAGAACTTCAAGGACTTGGAGGCGACATTCCGGCCCATCCTTTTCCCGTTCGGTCAGGACGATCTCATCAAATGGCTGAAGGAAGAGATCGCCAAGCTGAAGGCAGGCAAGCAGTATCTCAAGATCGGCAATACCGGCGACGATGTGGCCGCACTTCAGAACCTGCTGAACCAGAAGGCGCTGCCCGGCGTCGAAAGCCTCGCAGCGGACGGCATATTCGGGCCGAAAACATATGCAGGGGTGACCGGTTACCAGCACCGGAGCCAGCTTGTTGCCGACGGCATTGTTGGTCCGAACACAAAGCAGAAACTCGCCACGTGA
- a CDS encoding TRAP transporter large permease yields the protein MGLAILLGVFGVSVLLGVPVAFAMGISAAAAFWYEGFPLLITFQRTISGITPFSLLAIPFFVFAGELMLHGGIAVRLVRFASSLVGHVRGGLASVNIFSSMLFGGISGSAIADISALGSLLIPVMKEKGYRPDYAVNVTVTSSIAGIVIPPSHNMIIFVVAAGGGISISKLFLAGVIPGILMCLCLAVAAYFVALKHNYGSEPFPGWSVVVQTAVGAIPGLITAVIIVGGVLSGVFTVTESGAFGAIYALVLTAVAYRTLGWNEFVVSVTSALRTTAMVMILIGFASSFAYLLALYQVPTKLSDFLLGISEQKIVILLMINLMLLALGMIMDMAALILICTPIFLPIARELGMDPVQFGIMLLVNLGLGLCTPPVGTCLFVGCAVGKIKIEEALKSIWPFYLALLAALVLVTYVPAISMFLPSLFE from the coding sequence ATGGGTCTTGCAATTCTGCTGGGCGTCTTCGGCGTCAGCGTACTCCTGGGCGTTCCGGTCGCTTTTGCAATGGGTATCTCCGCGGCCGCCGCCTTCTGGTATGAAGGGTTTCCGCTGCTGATCACGTTTCAGCGCACGATTTCAGGTATCACGCCGTTTTCGCTTCTGGCCATTCCCTTCTTCGTGTTTGCCGGCGAACTGATGCTGCACGGGGGGATCGCCGTCCGTCTCGTGCGGTTTGCGTCTTCTCTTGTCGGTCACGTCCGGGGTGGTCTGGCATCGGTCAATATTTTCTCCAGCATGCTCTTCGGCGGCATATCCGGTTCGGCCATCGCCGACATTTCCGCGCTGGGATCGCTGCTGATACCGGTGATGAAGGAAAAGGGCTACCGGCCGGACTATGCGGTCAACGTGACCGTGACATCGTCCATCGCCGGCATCGTCATTCCGCCCAGCCACAACATGATCATCTTCGTGGTGGCGGCCGGTGGCGGCATTTCAATCTCGAAGCTGTTCCTTGCGGGCGTCATTCCCGGAATACTGATGTGCCTGTGTCTCGCTGTTGCGGCCTATTTCGTTGCCCTGAAACACAATTACGGGTCCGAACCCTTTCCCGGCTGGAGCGTCGTTGTCCAAACGGCTGTCGGCGCGATCCCCGGGCTGATCACGGCTGTGATTATCGTCGGCGGTGTCCTGTCGGGCGTGTTCACCGTGACGGAGTCCGGTGCCTTCGGAGCAATCTACGCGCTGGTGCTGACGGCCGTGGCCTACCGGACGCTCGGCTGGAACGAGTTCGTTGTCTCCGTCACGTCCGCCTTGCGCACCACCGCCATGGTCATGATCCTGATCGGGTTCGCCAGTTCGTTCGCCTATCTTCTGGCGCTTTATCAGGTTCCGACAAAGCTCAGCGATTTCCTGCTCGGCATCTCGGAACAGAAGATCGTCATTCTTCTGATGATCAACCTGATGCTGCTTGCGCTCGGCATGATCATGGACATGGCGGCGCTGATCCTGATCTGCACGCCGATCTTCCTGCCGATCGCACGCGAACTCGGCATGGATCCCGTCCAGTTCGGCATCATGCTGCTGGTCAATCTGGGCCTCGGCCTGTGCACTCCACCGGTCGGGACATGTCTCTTTGTCGGGTGCGCGGTCGGCAAGATAAAGATCGAAGAAGCGCTCAAGTCGATCTGGCCCTTCTATCTCGCCCTGCTGGCTGCGCTGGTGCTGGTCACCTATGTCCCGGCAATCTCCATGTTCCTGCCGTCGCTGTTCGAGTAG
- a CDS encoding TRAP transporter small permease, whose product MPQGENFLARLELSLVWLKRLCVLVGSLALVVLVATFGWLVFGRYVLNETPTWVEQLALVLICYITFLGAAVGIHEQSHLGVTLVRDALPPKARQLLLLMTDLCLAVFGGVMLVASLELFQFGWSTLLPMLNIPESIRTASAVACGGLMVIFAGARFILRGRSALRGEIYEKEESN is encoded by the coding sequence ATGCCGCAGGGCGAGAACTTTCTGGCGCGGCTGGAGCTGTCTCTGGTCTGGTTGAAGCGCCTCTGCGTGTTGGTGGGTTCGCTCGCGCTTGTGGTCCTCGTGGCCACCTTCGGCTGGCTGGTCTTCGGGCGCTACGTCCTGAACGAAACACCCACCTGGGTCGAGCAGCTCGCGCTGGTCCTGATCTGCTACATCACCTTTCTCGGGGCCGCCGTCGGTATCCACGAGCAGTCCCATCTCGGCGTCACCCTTGTTCGGGATGCCCTCCCGCCGAAAGCGCGCCAGTTGCTGCTGCTGATGACCGATCTCTGTCTGGCCGTGTTCGGTGGCGTCATGCTGGTGGCAAGCCTCGAACTCTTCCAGTTCGGCTGGTCGACGCTCCTGCCGATGCTGAACATCCCCGAAAGCATTCGAACCGCTTCCGCCGTCGCCTGCGGCGGACTGATGGTCATATTCGCAGGCGCAAGATTCATTTTGCGGGGGCGCTCGGCCCTTCGCGGCGAGATCTACGAAAAAGAAGAGAGTAACTGA
- a CDS encoding TRAP transporter substrate-binding protein, which translates to MIRFKSIKAGLMRGSVLAAVLAVTAVTAEARDLRGWNIHVEDYPVSHGMESFLKEVSEKTGGELSGKVYHSGVLGSQPDAIEQTRLGVIDFGVFSLGPMGQVVPEANVVSLPFIFKSIPQMYELMDGEAGAALSKGLEAKGLVALGFYDAGARSFYTSVKAINEPADVGGMKIRVMNNDLFVGMVDSLGGNATPMAFAEVYQAIKTGVVDGAENNPPSYESTNHFEVAQYYSLTQHLIIPECLCMSKKTFDSLTPEQQAIVKEAGRNSTELQRKLWQEREAASMAKVAEGGVTVNEIADKAAFQEAMAPVYDQFLSQNPELSELVEIFRNAN; encoded by the coding sequence ATGATCCGTTTCAAGTCAATCAAAGCCGGTCTCATGCGCGGCTCCGTTCTAGCCGCTGTTCTCGCAGTCACCGCCGTGACCGCAGAAGCGCGTGACCTTCGTGGATGGAACATTCACGTGGAGGACTATCCCGTGTCGCACGGCATGGAATCGTTCCTGAAGGAAGTCAGCGAGAAGACCGGTGGCGAGCTTTCCGGCAAGGTCTATCACAGCGGTGTCCTGGGCTCACAGCCGGATGCGATCGAGCAGACACGCCTTGGCGTCATCGATTTCGGTGTCTTCAGCCTTGGGCCGATGGGGCAGGTCGTGCCGGAGGCAAATGTTGTCTCGCTGCCGTTCATCTTCAAGAGCATCCCGCAGATGTATGAACTGATGGACGGCGAAGCAGGCGCTGCGCTGAGCAAGGGGCTGGAAGCAAAGGGCCTGGTGGCGCTGGGGTTCTATGACGCCGGTGCACGTTCGTTCTACACATCCGTCAAGGCGATCAATGAGCCGGCCGATGTCGGCGGCATGAAGATCCGCGTGATGAACAACGACCTGTTTGTCGGAATGGTGGATTCTCTCGGTGGCAATGCGACGCCGATGGCATTTGCCGAGGTTTATCAGGCAATCAAGACCGGTGTCGTGGACGGGGCGGAAAACAATCCACCGAGCTACGAATCCACCAACCACTTCGAAGTCGCGCAGTACTACTCGCTGACGCAGCACCTGATCATTCCCGAGTGCCTGTGCATGAGCAAGAAGACCTTCGACAGCCTCACGCCGGAACAGCAGGCGATCGTCAAGGAAGCCGGCCGCAACAGCACCGAGTTGCAGCGCAAGCTCTGGCAAGAGCGTGAAGCGGCCAGCATGGCGAAGGTCGCCGAGGGTGGCGTGACCGTGAACGAGATCGCCGACAAGGCGGCTTTCCAGGAAGCAATGGCGCCGGTCTACGATCAGTTCCTGTCGCAGAACCCAGAGCTGAGCGAGCTCGTCGAAATCTTCAGGAACGCCAACTAA
- a CDS encoding glucose 1-dehydrogenase: MDLSGKTAIVTGGGRDIGRACVLALAKAGANVAVNYFSSSSGADSAVEEIVAGGGKAFALRGDMTKPEEVLALVDKTVNEFGGLDIIMPVTGGLIARKNVSEITAEHWQNVFDLNVSSAFLLVQASLPHMKPGGAIVTMASQAARDGGGPGALAYAASKGAVLTMTRGLAKELAPDIRVNSLCPGMIDTDFHNVFTKPDVRKHVAGVTPLKREGTSEEVANLAVFLASDQAAFMTGACVDINGGLLFS, translated from the coding sequence ATGGATCTCAGCGGAAAAACAGCAATCGTTACGGGTGGCGGGCGCGACATCGGGCGCGCTTGCGTGCTGGCCCTGGCGAAGGCAGGGGCAAATGTTGCCGTCAACTATTTCAGCAGCAGCAGCGGTGCAGACAGCGCGGTCGAAGAGATCGTCGCCGGCGGCGGCAAGGCCTTCGCTCTTCGGGGTGACATGACGAAACCGGAGGAAGTTCTGGCCCTCGTTGATAAAACAGTCAATGAATTCGGTGGGTTGGACATCATAATGCCCGTCACGGGCGGTTTGATCGCCCGGAAGAACGTGTCCGAGATTACGGCAGAGCACTGGCAAAATGTCTTCGATCTGAACGTTTCCTCCGCCTTTCTGCTTGTCCAGGCATCGTTGCCGCACATGAAACCGGGTGGGGCAATCGTGACGATGGCGTCGCAGGCTGCCCGTGATGGCGGCGGACCCGGTGCACTTGCCTATGCAGCTTCCAAGGGCGCGGTCCTGACCATGACCCGCGGGCTCGCCAAGGAACTTGCGCCCGATATCCGTGTCAATTCCCTCTGCCCCGGCATGATCGACACCGACTTCCATAACGTTTTCACAAAACCGGATGTCCGGAAGCATGTCGCCGGCGTGACGCCGCTGAAGCGCGAGGGAACCTCGGAAGAAGTCGCCAATCTGGCCGTCTTCCTGGCGTCCGACCAGGCTGCCTTCATGACCGGCGCCTGTGTCGATATCAATGGTGGTCTCCTGTTCTCCTGA
- a CDS encoding ribonuclease activity regulator RraA — MTGLNEQTKMKFMNVSTATLTTVMFKRGLRNIFLQGIHRLRPGPNMVGIAYTLRYIPAREDLDHLDSFADPANAQRKGVEECPAGAVFMIDSRGDASAASAGCILAARLQARGCRGIVTDGGFRDTPEIAQLEMPGYHARPSAPTNLTKHHAVAVNDPIACGGVSVFPGDIIVGDNEGVVCVPQHMAIEVADEATEMTVFEDFVMEMVKQGASTFGLYPPTDPSTLDRFRSWRQENGR; from the coding sequence ATGACGGGTCTGAACGAACAGACAAAAATGAAGTTCATGAATGTCAGCACGGCAACGCTCACAACGGTGATGTTCAAACGGGGTTTGCGGAACATCTTTTTGCAAGGCATCCATCGGCTGCGTCCGGGACCGAACATGGTCGGGATCGCCTATACGCTGAGATACATCCCGGCCCGGGAGGATCTTGACCATCTGGACTCTTTTGCGGATCCGGCCAACGCCCAGCGCAAGGGTGTTGAGGAGTGTCCCGCCGGTGCCGTTTTCATGATCGATTCCCGTGGTGATGCATCTGCGGCCTCGGCAGGGTGCATCCTGGCAGCCCGCCTGCAGGCGCGCGGCTGCCGGGGCATCGTCACCGACGGCGGGTTCCGCGACACGCCCGAAATCGCACAACTGGAGATGCCCGGCTACCACGCCCGTCCGAGCGCACCGACCAACCTGACAAAACACCACGCCGTTGCCGTGAATGACCCGATTGCCTGTGGCGGTGTTTCGGTTTTCCCGGGAGATATCATCGTCGGCGACAACGAAGGTGTTGTTTGCGTGCCGCAACATATGGCAATTGAGGTAGCGGATGAGGCAACCGAAATGACAGTGTTCGAGGACTTTGTCATGGAGATGGTCAAACAGGGCGCATCGACTTTCGGGCTCTATCCCCCGACCGATCCGTCAACACTGGACAGGTTTAGATCGTGGCGACAGGAAAACGGCAGGTAA
- a CDS encoding FadR/GntR family transcriptional regulator, with protein MATGKRQVRENPASDRQIRDRTLSDKVYESILAKIMDGDIPVGGKLPTEQMLTDEFGVSRPILRQALKQLREDDVVVSRQGSGSYVKRRPEGAVLDFAPVGSIADIQRTFEFRAAVEGEAAFLAAERRTDADLKELQDSLTELDRCIAEGELGVAADEIFHVAVCNAADNKYFVAARSSMKSNILTGMNLTRNLSLTKPQDRMKLVQSEHYDIFNAIEARDREAARQAMRDHVENARKRIFEGG; from the coding sequence GTGGCGACAGGAAAACGGCAGGTAAGGGAAAATCCGGCATCGGACCGACAGATCCGGGATCGGACGCTCTCCGACAAGGTCTACGAGAGCATTCTCGCCAAGATCATGGATGGGGACATTCCTGTCGGCGGCAAGCTGCCGACGGAACAGATGCTGACTGACGAGTTCGGTGTTTCGCGGCCAATCCTGCGCCAGGCGCTGAAGCAGTTGCGCGAGGACGACGTGGTCGTCTCGCGCCAGGGCTCCGGCTCCTACGTCAAGCGGCGGCCCGAAGGGGCCGTGCTCGATTTCGCCCCGGTGGGATCCATCGCCGACATCCAGCGCACGTTTGAGTTTCGGGCGGCTGTCGAAGGCGAGGCCGCCTTTCTTGCCGCGGAACGGCGCACGGATGCCGACCTGAAAGAATTGCAGGACTCGCTGACCGAATTGGACCGCTGCATCGCCGAAGGAGAACTCGGCGTGGCGGCGGACGAGATCTTTCATGTCGCCGTCTGCAATGCCGCGGATAACAAGTATTTCGTTGCCGCCAGATCGTCGATGAAATCGAACATCCTCACCGGCATGAACCTGACCCGGAACCTGTCGCTCACCAAACCGCAGGACCGGATGAAGCTGGTGCAGTCCGAGCACTACGACATCTTCAACGCGATCGAGGCGCGCGACCGGGAAGCGGCGCGGCAGGCGATGCGCGACCATGTCGAAAACGCCCGCAAACGTATTTTTGAGGGCGGGTGA
- a CDS encoding DUF3750 domain-containing protein, with amino-acid sequence MSKAASLTLRFARRTLVFLLAVFILPALLHLAVWSLKDRPHGWRYATWASAGILPEKPPADQAEIYVLTARTGGMKGAFATHSWLVLKPRGAERYDRYDVVGWGTPVRKNAYDADGHWYSNKPVIDYRLVGERAEELLPEVERAIAGYRWRERGDYTIWPGPNSNTFVETVLQRVPDLAASTPSTAIGRDFPADGRWIGHRDDGAFFATAGGYFGFVIGSKVGLELNFLGLVAGINPAAARISIPAFGALDFTRLNGPSL; translated from the coding sequence ATGTCGAAAGCTGCAAGTCTGACGCTGCGATTTGCCAGACGAACCCTTGTATTCCTGTTGGCCGTTTTCATCCTACCCGCGCTGCTGCACCTGGCTGTCTGGAGCCTGAAGGACCGCCCGCATGGCTGGCGTTACGCCACGTGGGCAAGCGCAGGCATTCTTCCGGAAAAACCGCCCGCCGACCAGGCGGAAATCTACGTTCTGACAGCCCGCACGGGTGGCATGAAAGGGGCCTTTGCGACACACTCCTGGCTGGTGCTCAAGCCCAGGGGCGCAGAGCGATACGACCGTTACGATGTCGTCGGGTGGGGCACGCCTGTCCGCAAGAATGCCTATGACGCCGACGGGCACTGGTATTCCAACAAGCCCGTCATCGACTACCGTCTGGTCGGAGAAAGGGCCGAAGAACTCCTGCCGGAAGTGGAACGCGCCATCGCGGGATATCGCTGGCGAGAACGGGGTGACTACACGATCTGGCCGGGCCCCAATTCGAATACGTTTGTCGAAACCGTTCTGCAGCGGGTCCCCGACCTTGCCGCGTCGACACCCAGCACCGCGATCGGACGGGATTTTCCGGCGGACGGCAGGTGGATAGGGCACCGGGACGATGGCGCCTTCTTTGCGACTGCGGGTGGTTACTTCGGATTTGTCATCGGCAGCAAGGTCGGACTGGAGCTCAATTTCCTGGGCCTGGTTGCCGGGATCAATCCGGCCGCGGCCAGGATCTCGATCCCCGCTTTCGGCGCCCTCGACTTCACCCGCCTGAACGGTCCGTCCCTCTGA
- a CDS encoding SAM-dependent methyltransferase has protein sequence MRPVSPAPGKAPGRRRPARVDALASLPLFFPLKGRKVVLAGGTDAAAWKAELLAAAGAQVHVYAENLDETFAALLSGGSVKGSFVHHPRVWSAGCFDGAALAIGDAVSEGEAQAFYCAARAVGVPVNVIDRPSFCEFQFGSIVNRSPVVIGISTNGVAPILGQAIRRRIETLLPISLRDWAALAGRVRANVLATLAAGSERRRFWEGFTDLAFSARSVPDAEDERAIDTLIDEAGATATGRVTLVGAGPGDAEHLTLKAMRTLQSADVILFDDRVDNTVLELARREAKRMLVGRNSNPETADEDIRDRMVLLARQGKHVVRLKSGDPVSCEETQGDLKRLDDAGIPVSLVPGVSGVRQEIRDKREARAAVRSAHG, from the coding sequence ATGAGGCCCGTATCGCCCGCGCCGGGTAAGGCGCCCGGACGCCGGCGTCCGGCGCGTGTGGATGCCCTTGCAAGTCTGCCGCTTTTCTTCCCGCTGAAGGGACGAAAGGTGGTGCTCGCGGGCGGCACGGACGCTGCTGCCTGGAAGGCGGAGCTTCTCGCCGCTGCCGGAGCCCAGGTTCACGTCTACGCGGAAAATCTCGACGAGACATTTGCCGCACTTTTATCCGGTGGCAGCGTCAAGGGCAGTTTTGTGCATCACCCACGGGTCTGGAGCGCCGGTTGCTTCGACGGAGCCGCGCTGGCCATCGGCGACGCGGTCAGCGAAGGCGAGGCGCAGGCGTTTTACTGCGCGGCCCGCGCAGTCGGTGTCCCGGTCAACGTGATTGACAGGCCCTCCTTTTGCGAGTTTCAGTTCGGTTCGATCGTCAATCGCTCGCCGGTGGTAATCGGGATTTCGACCAATGGTGTGGCGCCCATTCTCGGACAAGCCATCCGCCGCCGCATCGAAACCCTTTTGCCGATCAGCCTGCGTGACTGGGCCGCGCTTGCCGGGCGCGTGCGCGCAAACGTGCTGGCCACCCTCGCAGCCGGGTCCGAGCGCCGCAGGTTCTGGGAAGGCTTCACCGATCTGGCCTTCTCCGCGCGTTCTGTCCCGGACGCGGAAGACGAGCGCGCAATTGACACGCTGATTGACGAGGCCGGGGCAACCGCGACCGGGCGTGTCACCCTTGTCGGCGCAGGGCCGGGAGACGCGGAACACCTCACGCTCAAGGCGATGCGGACGCTTCAGTCCGCCGATGTCATCCTGTTCGATGACCGGGTCGACAATACGGTGCTGGAACTGGCGCGCCGGGAGGCCAAGCGCATGCTTGTCGGGCGCAATTCCAATCCGGAGACTGCCGACGAAGACATCCGGGACCGCATGGTGCTGCTCGCACGCCAGGGCAAACATGTCGTCCGCCTGAAATCGGGTGATCCTGTCTCCTGCGAAGAGACACAAGGCGATTTGAAACGTCTTGACGATGCCGGTATCCCGGTTTCCCTCGTACCCGGTGTTTCCGGTGTGCGGCAAGAAATTCGCGACAAGCGGGAAGCGCGGGCGGCTGTGCGGTCAGCGCACGGCTGA